A region from the Nocardioides coralli genome encodes:
- a CDS encoding YifB family Mg chelatase-like AAA ATPase → MPVASTPTIALDGAVGHLVDVQADVSPGQAGLTMVGRCDVSLNQAHHRCQMAVHNTGLPWPTSKRVTILLSPADLPKRGTHFDLAIALAVLKADRLIPEVDVNGSVFVGELTLNGGLRAVPGVLPMTLAASRRGIRRVFVPEPQAHEAAMVPDVEVLGVRSLGQVLAQLTGSEVPEAPPVAPMSAERLLSWRGQGRLDEVDMADVLGMPDARYAVEVAAAGGHHLLLSGPKGCGKTTLAERLPTILPDLTLEESIEVTALHSLAGALEEGDGLITRPPFAGPHHDASKASIVGGGSGRVRPGEISRAHCGVLLLDEFPLLRTDVIDALRQPLESGEVTIARGDDTVTYPARGLVVFAANPCPCGDYRPTAGGNRCTCREVQRQDYRRRVRGPITDRIDITRHLEPLQPHDARDRFAAPESSSTVRARVTTARTRQAERFAGRGWRLNGQTPGPALTKEWPLTAEAQAVIDDQMYRGLLSRRGATRVHRMAWTVADLRGAPTPSVADARTALLLRTGEPLGSETLRRVAS, encoded by the coding sequence ATGCCCGTCGCCTCCACCCCCACGATCGCCCTCGACGGGGCGGTCGGCCACCTGGTCGACGTCCAGGCTGACGTGTCGCCGGGCCAGGCCGGCCTCACCATGGTCGGGCGCTGCGACGTGTCGCTGAACCAGGCGCACCACCGCTGCCAGATGGCGGTCCACAACACCGGCCTGCCCTGGCCGACGTCCAAGCGGGTCACGATCCTGCTCTCGCCGGCCGACCTGCCCAAGCGGGGCACCCACTTCGACCTCGCCATCGCGCTGGCCGTCCTCAAGGCCGACCGGCTGATCCCCGAGGTGGACGTGAACGGATCCGTGTTCGTCGGGGAGCTCACGCTCAACGGTGGGCTCCGTGCGGTGCCGGGCGTGCTCCCGATGACGCTGGCCGCCAGCCGGCGGGGCATCCGTCGCGTGTTCGTCCCGGAGCCACAGGCGCACGAGGCGGCGATGGTCCCCGACGTCGAGGTGCTGGGCGTCCGTTCCCTGGGGCAGGTGCTCGCCCAGCTGACCGGCAGCGAGGTGCCGGAGGCGCCCCCGGTGGCGCCGATGTCCGCGGAACGGCTGCTCTCCTGGCGCGGTCAGGGGCGTCTCGACGAGGTCGACATGGCCGACGTCCTCGGGATGCCTGACGCACGCTACGCCGTGGAGGTGGCGGCGGCGGGAGGCCACCACCTGCTGCTGAGCGGTCCCAAGGGGTGCGGCAAGACGACGCTCGCCGAGCGGCTACCCACGATCCTCCCGGACCTGACGCTGGAGGAGTCGATCGAGGTGACGGCCCTGCACTCGCTCGCGGGCGCGCTGGAGGAGGGCGACGGGCTGATCACCCGGCCGCCCTTCGCGGGCCCCCACCACGACGCCAGCAAGGCGAGCATCGTCGGCGGCGGCTCTGGTCGCGTCCGCCCCGGCGAGATCAGTCGGGCCCACTGCGGAGTGCTGCTGCTCGACGAGTTCCCGCTGCTACGGACGGATGTCATCGACGCCCTGCGCCAGCCGCTCGAGAGCGGCGAGGTCACCATTGCCCGGGGTGACGACACGGTGACCTACCCCGCCCGCGGCCTCGTGGTCTTCGCCGCGAACCCCTGCCCCTGCGGCGACTACCGCCCCACGGCGGGCGGCAACCGCTGCACCTGCCGCGAGGTGCAGCGGCAGGACTACCGCCGGCGGGTCCGCGGCCCGATCACGGACCGGATCGACATCACCCGTCACCTCGAGCCGCTGCAGCCGCACGACGCCCGCGACCGGTTCGCCGCACCGGAGTCCTCCAGCACGGTCCGGGCGCGCGTGACGACGGCACGCACCCGGCAGGCCGAGCGCTTCGCGGGCCGCGGTTGGCGTCTCAACGGCCAGACCCCGGGGCCTGCCCTGACCAAGGAGTGGCCGTTGACCGCGGAGGCGCAGGCGGTGATCGACGACCAGATGTACCGCGGGCTGCTGAGCCGCCGGGGGGCGACGCGGGTGCACCGCATGGCGTGGACGGTGGCGGACCTCCGCGGCGCACCGACGCCCTCGGTGGCCGACGCCCGCACCGCGTTGCTGCTGCGAACCGGCGAGCCCCTGGGGTCGGAGACGTTGCGACGGGTGGCGTCGTGA
- the pyrH gene encoding UMP kinase, with protein sequence MTAYKRVLLKLSGEVFGGGRVGVDPDVVSQVAHEIAAVARQGVGVSIVVGGGNFFRGAEMQQRGMDRARADYMGMLGTVMNCLALQDFLEKEGVETRVQTAITMGQVAEPYIPRRAMRHLEKGRVVIFGAGAGMPFFSTDTVAAQRALETRCEVVLMAKQGVDGVYTADPRVDPTATKLDHVTFQDALQQGLRIADATAFALCMENKMPMIVFGAEEEGAIARIVQGEKIGTLVSD encoded by the coding sequence GTGACGGCGTACAAGCGGGTCCTCCTCAAGCTCTCCGGCGAGGTGTTCGGCGGTGGCCGCGTGGGGGTCGACCCCGACGTGGTCTCCCAGGTCGCCCACGAGATCGCGGCAGTCGCCCGCCAGGGCGTCGGGGTGAGCATCGTGGTCGGCGGCGGCAACTTCTTCCGCGGCGCCGAGATGCAGCAACGAGGCATGGACCGGGCGCGCGCCGACTACATGGGCATGCTCGGCACCGTCATGAACTGCCTCGCGCTCCAGGACTTCCTGGAGAAGGAGGGCGTCGAGACCCGCGTGCAGACAGCCATCACGATGGGCCAGGTCGCCGAGCCCTACATCCCGCGGCGGGCGATGCGCCACCTCGAGAAGGGGCGCGTCGTCATCTTCGGCGCCGGCGCGGGGATGCCGTTCTTCTCCACCGACACCGTCGCGGCGCAGCGGGCGCTGGAGACCCGCTGCGAGGTGGTGCTGATGGCCAAGCAGGGCGTGGACGGCGTCTACACCGCCGACCCCCGGGTCGACCCCACGGCGACCAAGCTCGACCACGTCACCTTCCAGGACGCCCTCCAGCAGGGGTTGCGCATCGCCGACGCCACGGCGTTCGCCCTCTGCATGGAGAACAAGATGCCGATGATCGTCTTCGGGGCCGAGGAGGAGGGCGCCATCGCCCGGATCGTGCAGGGTGAGAAGATCGGCACACTGGTCAGTGACTGA
- a CDS encoding peptidoglycan DD-metalloendopeptidase family protein, with protein sequence MRSTALAVAVLVAVTATPAAYAVPDPVGEWPLSPTPEVVAGFDPPESTWGAGHRGVDLLGTPGQRVRAALPGTVSFVGMIAGRGVVTVDHGATRTTYEPVAATLERGTAVPAGGVVGILELPGSHCFPRACLHWGWIRGTTYLDPLKLVGGGPVRLLPLDGLPAGAERDPGPTVESLYVTWRPLAHLLRPGVLR encoded by the coding sequence ATGAGATCGACAGCCCTGGCGGTCGCGGTCCTGGTGGCCGTGACAGCCACCCCTGCGGCGTACGCCGTCCCCGACCCGGTCGGCGAGTGGCCCCTCTCCCCCACACCCGAGGTGGTGGCCGGCTTCGACCCGCCCGAGTCGACGTGGGGCGCCGGTCACCGCGGGGTCGACCTGCTCGGGACGCCTGGCCAGCGGGTCCGGGCCGCCCTGCCGGGCACCGTGTCGTTCGTCGGCATGATCGCGGGACGCGGGGTCGTCACGGTCGACCACGGGGCGACCCGGACCACCTACGAGCCCGTCGCTGCGACGCTCGAGCGCGGAACCGCGGTGCCCGCAGGTGGGGTCGTCGGCATCCTCGAGCTCCCCGGATCACACTGCTTCCCCCGGGCCTGTCTCCACTGGGGCTGGATCCGCGGGACGACCTACCTCGACCCGCTGAAACTGGTCGGCGGGGGCCCGGTCCGGCTGCTCCCCCTCGACGGCCTCCCGGCCGGCGCGGAGCGAGATCCCGGGCCGACCGTCGAGTCGCTCTACGTCACCTGGAGACCGCTCGCGCACCTGCTGCGGCCCGGCGTGCTGCGTTGA
- a CDS encoding phosphatidate cytidylyltransferase, whose product MTDTPAPAKDHGRAGRNLPAAFASAFVLLAAIATSLVFWKTAFLLVVAAAVVVAVWELHQGMLAKGIDVPEQPLMVGGVVMVVVAYFFGAAALVTATAVTALAIMLWLLRRGVQGYVGNATAAVFTLVYVPFLGSFVALLLAEGGTTDVERWDDGVRGIIVFILVTIASDIGGYVAGVLFGRHPMAPVISPKKSWEGFAGSALFCVVAGWLLVVYLLDGRAWVGVVLGLIAVVMATLGDLCESVIKRDLGVKDMSSVIPGHGGLMDRLDSLLATIAPIWLLLHYTVF is encoded by the coding sequence ATGACCGACACCCCCGCCCCCGCGAAGGACCACGGGCGCGCCGGACGCAACCTGCCCGCTGCCTTCGCCTCCGCGTTCGTGCTGCTGGCCGCGATCGCGACATCCCTGGTCTTCTGGAAGACGGCGTTCCTCCTCGTCGTCGCGGCTGCCGTCGTCGTCGCGGTCTGGGAGCTCCACCAGGGCATGCTCGCCAAGGGCATCGACGTGCCCGAGCAGCCGCTCATGGTGGGCGGCGTGGTCATGGTGGTCGTCGCCTACTTCTTCGGCGCAGCGGCGCTGGTCACCGCCACCGCCGTGACCGCGCTGGCGATCATGCTGTGGCTGCTCCGCCGTGGGGTCCAGGGCTACGTCGGCAACGCCACCGCGGCGGTCTTCACGCTGGTCTACGTCCCCTTCCTCGGGTCGTTCGTGGCGCTCCTGCTCGCCGAGGGTGGGACGACCGACGTCGAGCGCTGGGACGACGGAGTGCGCGGCATCATCGTCTTCATCCTCGTGACGATCGCCTCCGACATCGGCGGGTACGTCGCCGGGGTGCTGTTCGGCCGCCACCCGATGGCACCGGTGATCTCCCCCAAGAAGTCGTGGGAGGGCTTCGCCGGCTCGGCGCTGTTCTGCGTCGTCGCCGGCTGGCTGCTGGTGGTCTACCTGCTCGACGGTCGGGCCTGGGTCGGCGTCGTGCTCGGCCTGATCGCCGTGGTCATGGCGACCCTCGGCGACCTGTGCGAGTCGGTGATCAAGCGCGACCTCGGCGTCAAGGACATGAGCTCGGTCATCCCGGGCCACGGCGGCCTCATGGACCGGCTCGACTCGCTGCTGGCGACCATCGCGCCGATCTGGCTGCTCCTGCACTACACCGTCTTCTGA
- the frr gene encoding ribosome recycling factor yields MNQILNEADQKMDKSVEATREEFGTIRAGRAHPSMFSKIMVDYYGTPTPLQQLASFTAPEARVIIIAPYDMGAMANIEKAIRDSDLGVNPANDGKVLRCVFPELTEERRKEFIKVAKQKAEDGRVAVRNLRRHAKQGLEKLGSDGEVGQDDVTGAEKKLDAITKRHTDTIDELLKHKESELLEV; encoded by the coding sequence ATCAACCAGATCCTCAACGAGGCCGACCAGAAGATGGACAAGTCGGTCGAGGCGACCCGTGAGGAGTTCGGGACGATCCGGGCCGGACGGGCTCACCCGAGCATGTTCAGCAAGATCATGGTTGACTACTACGGGACGCCGACGCCGCTGCAGCAGCTGGCCTCGTTCACGGCTCCCGAGGCGCGCGTGATCATCATCGCGCCCTACGACATGGGCGCCATGGCCAACATCGAGAAGGCCATCCGCGACTCCGACCTCGGCGTCAACCCGGCCAACGACGGCAAGGTGCTCCGGTGCGTGTTCCCGGAACTGACCGAGGAGCGGCGCAAGGAGTTCATCAAGGTCGCCAAGCAGAAGGCCGAGGACGGCCGGGTCGCGGTGCGCAACCTGCGGCGCCACGCCAAGCAGGGCCTGGAGAAGCTCGGCTCCGACGGCGAGGTCGGCCAGGACGACGTCACCGGCGCGGAGAAGAAGCTGGACGCCATCACCAAGCGCCACACCGACACCATCGACGAGCTCCTCAAGCACAAGGAGTCCGAGCTCCTCGAGGTCTGA
- the tsf gene encoding translation elongation factor Ts, translated as MAISAADVKKLRELTGAGMMDCKKALEEAGGDFDKAAELIRVKLGKKMAARGAEREASAGLVATAGGALVELNCETDFVAKGDEFVAAARQIAEAADAAKAGDAEALKAVQIGDKTVAEVVEGLGMTIGEKIELGRVAYFEGEVVSYMHKRAADLPPAVGVLVEYAGDEEGARGVAMQIAAMRPKYLTRDEVPADVVEKERSIAEATSREEGKPEQAIAKITEGRLNGFFKEVVLLEQPSVTESKKTVQAVLDEAGTSVSRFVRFEVGA; from the coding sequence ATGGCGATCTCCGCCGCTGACGTCAAGAAGCTCCGTGAGCTCACCGGCGCGGGCATGATGGACTGCAAGAAGGCCCTGGAGGAGGCCGGCGGCGACTTCGACAAGGCCGCCGAGCTGATCCGGGTCAAGCTGGGCAAGAAGATGGCGGCCCGCGGCGCCGAGCGCGAGGCCTCGGCCGGTCTCGTCGCCACCGCCGGTGGTGCCCTGGTCGAGCTCAACTGCGAGACCGACTTCGTCGCCAAGGGCGACGAGTTCGTCGCGGCCGCCCGCCAGATCGCCGAGGCCGCCGACGCGGCCAAGGCCGGCGACGCCGAGGCGCTCAAGGCCGTCCAGATCGGTGACAAGACCGTGGCCGAGGTCGTCGAGGGCCTGGGCATGACCATCGGCGAGAAGATCGAGCTGGGCCGAGTGGCCTACTTCGAGGGCGAGGTCGTGTCCTACATGCACAAGCGCGCGGCCGACCTGCCGCCCGCCGTCGGCGTCCTCGTCGAGTACGCCGGTGACGAGGAGGGTGCCCGCGGCGTCGCGATGCAGATCGCGGCCATGCGGCCCAAGTACCTCACCCGCGACGAGGTCCCCGCGGACGTCGTCGAGAAGGAGCGCTCCATCGCCGAGGCCACCTCGCGCGAGGAGGGCAAGCCGGAGCAGGCGATCGCCAAGATCACCGAGGGTCGCCTCAACGGCTTCTTCAAGGAGGTCGTCCTGCTCGAGCAGCCGTCGGTCACGGAGTCCAAGAAGACCGTCCAGGCGGTCCTCGACGAGGCAGGCACCAGCGTCAGCCGCTTCGTGCGGTTCGAGGTGGGCGCCTGA
- a CDS encoding tyrosine recombinase XerC, translated as MSEESGEADLPEAFTRVLGDYERHLVSERDLSSHTVRGYLGDLVSMLDHAHRLGLSSLDELDLRTLRSWLANQQTRGRSRTTLARRATAVRVFTAWLARTGRTTTDAGASLGSPRALKTLPAVLRPDEARALVEAAAALADDGSPLGLRDVAMLELLYATGVRVGELVGLDIDDLDRDRQVVRVFGKGRKERTVPYGHPADRALARWLEAGRPALRVEGSGAALFLGARGRRIDQRAVRTLVHRRLADVPGAPDLGPHGLRHTAATHLLEGGADLRSVQELLGHASLATTQLYTHVTTDRLRRAFQQAHPRA; from the coding sequence ATGAGCGAGGAGTCTGGCGAGGCAGACCTCCCTGAGGCCTTCACCCGGGTGCTCGGCGACTACGAGCGCCACCTCGTGTCCGAGCGGGACCTGTCGTCACACACGGTGCGCGGATACCTCGGCGACCTCGTCTCCATGCTCGACCACGCCCACCGGCTGGGCCTGTCGTCGCTCGACGAGCTCGACCTGCGGACCCTGCGCAGCTGGCTGGCCAACCAGCAGACCCGGGGACGGTCGCGGACCACCCTGGCACGGCGTGCGACCGCCGTGCGGGTGTTCACCGCCTGGCTGGCCCGGACCGGCCGGACCACGACCGACGCCGGTGCCAGCCTGGGATCGCCGAGGGCGCTCAAGACGCTGCCCGCGGTGCTGCGGCCCGACGAGGCGAGGGCGTTGGTGGAAGCGGCGGCCGCCCTGGCCGACGACGGCAGCCCGCTCGGCCTGCGCGACGTGGCGATGCTCGAGCTGCTCTATGCGACAGGCGTGCGGGTGGGGGAGCTGGTCGGGCTCGACATCGACGACCTCGACCGTGACCGGCAGGTGGTCCGGGTGTTCGGCAAGGGCCGCAAGGAGCGCACGGTGCCCTACGGTCACCCGGCCGACCGCGCCCTTGCACGGTGGCTCGAGGCCGGGAGGCCCGCACTCAGGGTGGAGGGCTCGGGCGCGGCGCTCTTCCTCGGGGCCCGAGGGCGCCGCATCGACCAGCGCGCCGTCCGAACCCTCGTCCACCGGCGGCTGGCCGACGTCCCGGGAGCACCGGACCTCGGTCCGCACGGACTCCGGCACACGGCCGCCACCCACCTGCTGGAGGGAGGTGCGGACCTCCGCTCCGTCCAGGAGCTGCTCGGCCACGCCTCCCTGGCCACGACGCAGCTCTACACGCACGTCACCACCGACCGGCTGCGCCGGGCCTTCCAGCAGGCGCACCCGCGCGCATGA
- the rlmN gene encoding 23S rRNA (adenine(2503)-C(2))-methyltransferase RlmN, whose protein sequence is MSDPTEPPRQLPLVLAEPRGRKKPPRHLADLTEAERVEAVTEAGLPGFRARQLSTHYFGRLVDDPAEMTDLPADQREELVATLLPELMTPLRTMTADRGTTRKTLWRLFDGALVESVLMRYPGRVTMCVSSQAGCGMACPFCATGQGGLQRNMSTAEIVEQVVAGARALARGEVPGGPGRVSNVVFMGMGEPLANYKAVMGAVRRLTDPAPGGLGMSARGVTVSTVGLVPRINQLADEGIPVTLALSLHAPDDELRNELVPINTRFSVEETVAAAWNYARTTRRRVSIEYAMMRGINDQAWRADLLADVLLSHGDWGWVHVNLIPLNPTPGSKWTASDPADEREFVRRLEAKGVPTTVRDTRGREIDGACGQLAATES, encoded by the coding sequence ATGTCCGACCCCACCGAGCCCCCACGGCAGCTGCCGCTGGTCCTCGCCGAGCCGCGCGGCCGCAAGAAGCCACCGCGCCACCTCGCCGACCTCACCGAGGCCGAGCGGGTCGAGGCCGTCACCGAGGCCGGTCTCCCCGGCTTCCGCGCGCGGCAGCTGTCGACCCACTACTTCGGCCGTCTCGTCGACGACCCGGCCGAGATGACCGACCTGCCCGCCGACCAGCGCGAGGAGCTGGTCGCCACGCTGCTGCCGGAGCTGATGACGCCGTTGCGGACCATGACGGCCGACCGCGGCACCACCCGCAAGACGTTGTGGCGGCTCTTCGACGGCGCGCTCGTCGAGTCGGTGCTGATGCGCTACCCGGGTCGGGTCACGATGTGCGTCTCCAGCCAGGCCGGCTGCGGCATGGCGTGCCCGTTCTGCGCGACCGGGCAGGGGGGCCTGCAACGCAACATGTCCACCGCGGAGATCGTGGAGCAGGTGGTCGCAGGGGCACGCGCGCTGGCTCGCGGCGAGGTCCCCGGCGGCCCCGGTCGCGTCTCGAACGTCGTGTTCATGGGCATGGGGGAGCCCCTCGCCAACTACAAGGCCGTCATGGGGGCCGTACGTCGCCTCACCGACCCGGCCCCGGGCGGGCTGGGCATGTCGGCGCGCGGCGTGACCGTCTCGACGGTCGGCCTCGTGCCGCGCATCAACCAGCTCGCCGACGAGGGCATCCCCGTGACGCTGGCGCTGAGCCTGCACGCCCCGGACGACGAGCTGCGCAACGAGCTGGTGCCGATCAACACCCGCTTCTCGGTCGAGGAGACCGTGGCGGCGGCCTGGAACTACGCGCGCACGACCCGCCGCCGGGTCTCGATCGAGTACGCCATGATGCGGGGCATCAACGACCAGGCCTGGCGCGCCGACCTGCTGGCCGACGTGCTGCTGTCCCACGGCGACTGGGGCTGGGTCCACGTCAACCTCATCCCGCTCAACCCGACGCCGGGGTCGAAGTGGACCGCCTCCGACCCCGCCGACGAACGGGAGTTCGTGCGACGGCTGGAGGCCAAGGGGGTGCCGACGACGGTGCGGGACACCCGCGGCCGGGAGATCGACGGCGCCTGCGGTCAGCTGGCCGCGACCGAGTCCTGA
- a CDS encoding TadE family protein — protein sequence MRLAPRPHRGARGASAVEFALVAVIFFMLVFGIFEFGRAVWIQQGVSAASREGARFGVGTGLSVTGSPTGVPQFRNCGAIRQAAVAKVPDLNLSTANVKVSYELYAPSASPSASPTATPTCNPSTTPSLKDGDKVIVVVERTMDFNLPLVPLSPITLDARNERSLYLGSTP from the coding sequence GTGAGACTGGCCCCCCGTCCACACCGTGGCGCCCGCGGCGCCTCGGCGGTCGAGTTCGCCCTCGTCGCGGTCATCTTCTTCATGCTGGTCTTCGGCATCTTCGAGTTCGGACGTGCCGTGTGGATCCAGCAGGGCGTCTCGGCGGCCAGCCGCGAAGGCGCCCGGTTCGGTGTCGGGACCGGCCTCAGCGTGACCGGCTCACCGACAGGCGTCCCCCAGTTCCGCAACTGCGGCGCCATCCGACAGGCCGCCGTCGCCAAGGTGCCGGACCTCAACCTGTCGACGGCGAACGTCAAGGTGAGCTACGAGCTCTACGCCCCCAGCGCCAGCCCCTCCGCCTCCCCGACGGCGACCCCGACCTGCAATCCCTCCACGACTCCGTCGCTGAAGGACGGCGACAAGGTCATCGTCGTGGTCGAGAGGACCATGGACTTCAACCTCCCCCTGGTGCCGCTCAGCCCCATCACGCTGGACGCGCGCAACGAGCGCTCCCTCTACCTCGGGAGCACCCCGTGA
- a CDS encoding TadE family protein: MARRRRGTRGAAAVELALVIPILFLIVGGVVDLGLAIALRAQMEEAAQEGAAIAARNPTQPSLARQRAKEVVTLTNLANSDIKITCPAGPGPRVTISHTSPTILLGAFFSQPFAIETKMTSGRLSSGTCTELTS; the protein is encoded by the coding sequence ATGGCGCGACGACGTCGGGGCACCCGCGGAGCCGCCGCGGTCGAGCTGGCGCTGGTCATCCCGATCCTGTTCCTGATCGTCGGCGGCGTCGTCGACCTCGGTCTCGCCATCGCCCTGCGAGCCCAGATGGAGGAGGCCGCGCAGGAGGGCGCCGCCATTGCCGCCCGCAACCCGACCCAGCCCTCGCTCGCGCGACAGCGCGCCAAGGAAGTGGTGACGTTGACCAACCTCGCCAACAGCGACATCAAGATCACCTGTCCCGCCGGCCCCGGGCCACGGGTGACCATCAGCCACACCTCGCCCACGATCCTGCTCGGCGCGTTCTTCAGCCAGCCGTTCGCCATCGAGACCAAGATGACCTCCGGCAGGCTGTCGTCGGGCACGTGCACGGAGCTGACGTCATGA
- a CDS encoding YraN family protein, translated as MTGTTTRQQGHNKALGDYGERVAARHLAERGMVELDRNWRCDEGEIDLVLRDADELVVCEVKTRTTLDHGTPHEAVSAEKLQRLRRLAVRWAERQGLVGVPVRVDLVAVLQPGKGRALVEHVRGIG; from the coding sequence ATGACAGGCACGACGACACGGCAGCAGGGTCACAACAAGGCCCTCGGCGACTACGGAGAGCGGGTGGCGGCGCGCCACCTGGCCGAGCGCGGGATGGTGGAGCTCGATCGCAACTGGCGCTGCGACGAGGGTGAGATCGACCTGGTCCTCCGGGACGCGGACGAGCTGGTGGTGTGCGAGGTCAAGACCCGCACCACCCTCGACCACGGCACACCCCACGAGGCGGTCTCCGCCGAGAAGCTGCAGCGGCTGCGGCGGCTGGCGGTCCGCTGGGCGGAGCGCCAGGGGCTGGTGGGCGTGCCCGTGCGGGTGGACCTCGTGGCCGTGCTCCAACCGGGCAAGGGCCGCGCCCTGGTCGAGCACGTCAGGGGGATCGGCTGA
- the dprA gene encoding DNA-processing protein DprA has translation MTDERLARAALCRLTEPADPRVTRALAQVGAVRLYEDVLANRSTDDLVADAAGRLTRLDPARELEQAATRGIRFLVPGDTEWPTQLDDLDHAPSVSDLGGRPIGLWVRGPQRLDEVGGSVAVVGSRSATAYGESVARELGAGVARAGRCLVSGAAFGIDQAAHRGALALDGASVAVLACGADRPYPVEHRALIDHLAATGAVVSELPPGCAPLPVRFLARNRIIAALTCGTVVVEAAIRSGALNTAAWATSLSRPLMGVPGPVTSAPSQGVHQWIRSGAASLVTGPADLLEMVGGAGEHLVDVPRAPERPRDRLTRRHRQVLEAVPVRHPAGLESIAATAGIALLHTQTALTYLAERDFVVRDAAGWRLGRRGRSDLPGSAR, from the coding sequence GTGACCGACGAGCGCCTCGCGCGGGCGGCCCTGTGCCGGCTGACGGAGCCCGCTGACCCCCGGGTGACTCGCGCCCTGGCGCAGGTGGGCGCGGTGCGCCTCTACGAGGACGTGCTGGCCAACCGGTCCACCGACGACCTCGTGGCCGACGCGGCCGGCCGGCTGACGCGGCTGGACCCCGCCCGCGAGCTCGAGCAGGCCGCGACCCGCGGCATCAGGTTCCTGGTCCCGGGTGACACCGAGTGGCCGACGCAGCTCGACGACCTCGACCACGCCCCCAGCGTGTCCGACCTCGGCGGCCGCCCCATCGGGCTCTGGGTGCGGGGTCCGCAGCGGCTCGACGAGGTGGGCGGATCGGTCGCCGTGGTCGGCTCACGGTCGGCGACGGCGTACGGCGAGAGCGTGGCCCGCGAGCTCGGCGCCGGCGTCGCCCGTGCCGGCCGCTGCCTGGTCTCCGGGGCGGCCTTCGGGATCGACCAGGCCGCCCACCGCGGCGCGCTCGCGCTCGATGGGGCGTCGGTGGCGGTTCTCGCCTGCGGGGCGGACCGCCCCTACCCGGTCGAGCACCGAGCCCTCATCGACCACCTCGCCGCCACCGGAGCGGTGGTGTCCGAGCTCCCGCCCGGGTGCGCCCCCCTGCCCGTCCGGTTCCTCGCCCGCAACCGGATCATCGCGGCCCTCACCTGCGGCACCGTCGTGGTCGAGGCGGCGATCCGCAGCGGCGCACTCAACACGGCCGCCTGGGCGACCAGTCTCAGCCGCCCCCTCATGGGGGTGCCCGGCCCGGTCACGAGCGCCCCCTCTCAGGGCGTTCACCAGTGGATCCGCAGCGGGGCCGCCAGCCTGGTGACCGGTCCGGCCGACCTGCTGGAGATGGTCGGCGGTGCGGGGGAGCACCTCGTCGACGTCCCCCGGGCGCCCGAGCGGCCGCGCGACCGGCTCACCCGTCGGCACCGCCAGGTGCTCGAGGCGGTGCCGGTGCGCCACCCGGCGGGCCTGGAGTCGATCGCCGCGACCGCCGGCATCGCCCTGCTCCACACACAGACAGCGTTGACCTATCTCGCCGAGCGCGACTTCGTCGTCCGCGACGCCGCGGGGTGGCGGCTGGGTCGGCGTGGTCGCTCCGACCTCCCGGGATCGGCGCGATGA